Part of the Numenius arquata chromosome 5, bNumArq3.hap1.1, whole genome shotgun sequence genome is shown below.
TATAGATGCTATTAAGAAGGCAGAATAATATTTTACAAGGCAATTAATTCCACCTTAATTGCTGTTTTTTAGCCTTAATGCTGCTACTCACACAGAATGATGAAAGACTGCATATGCTTAATAAAATTCATGTTATGAATTCGGGTGctatttattgttttttgttCAGCCTTCGTAAATCAGACCCATTATCTGCTCTATAATATTTCCtcataaaaatgaaagacaagacAATGCCATTTCTAAGGTGCAGGCCTCCGGTACACCCCTTGGCCCGGTTTAAGGACACCCCTCCAGCCAGCGAAACTGCGAATATGTCACACAAGGGCAGTTGTCACTTAAGTCAGCTATCTAGATCAGAATCAACCAATTTTCTTTGCTATATTACAGTCAAGCAAAGATGAGAAGGTTAGTAAAGGCTGAGATTACTATACTCTTCAAAATATAGTTATAGGGAAACCGTAACTCAGGAAAGAGACGCAGATTCCTGCTTTGTCACTCCAAGGTTCTGCTCTGGAGGGACCTCTCTTCTACTCAGTCACTCTCATTCCTGCAGGTCAAAGCATAATGCACTAAACCACGATGTTTGCAGAGAGCTTTATtcagaacagcaaaatgaaattcagaattgTCAGTGCAGGATTATTAGCAAAATAATATTAGAAGTAAAATACAAGTTCTAAATTTCACCAAGTTGGAGAGGAAGAGTTCAGAATTCAATACGTATAGGCAATTTTGTTTAAAGTGGGCTAAAATCCTGAACTAAAACTCCTTCTAGTTTGAAATCTACAATTTAGTTCCCAATTCTGAACTTTGCTGTATGTGGTATCAATGCACACAAACATGTTGTGCATCTGATGTGCCGCTCGCTGCCTACTGAATGCCTGTgtgaactgtgatttttttcacgTATGAATGCACCACTTTAGTGTATTAAGTCTTTAAGCTTTAGTCACCAAAATAAGTAGCTCCAAATACTGTACACACAGTACTGTGTACAAACACTTTACGGATCTAACAACTGACTGAAGAAACTAgtgaatttcttttccagaagttTTGACTGAGGAATGGAATATTTATAAAGGATTGGGTAGGGGTATTTATATTGGATAGAGTTTATATTGGGTAGCGGTATTGGGTATTTATAAAGGATAGAGTGATCTGCCCAAGATGATACCTGTTACTAATACATATTCTTGCTAGAAAGCATGAAAAGCAACTCAAATCCAGATCCCTTTATACTTAAGGTTTCAGAACCTATGAAAACATTTAGTTTTAAATGAACTATATCAGCACGTGATTATTCACAGCAGTTAAAAAACATCTAAGCCTAAAGACTGTGGTTCAACTGATAGGTTAGATTCAAACTATATAAATGAAAAAACTTGGactaaccaaaaataaaatacagcttgcTGAAATCAGACCAACTTAGGGTACTTGGGAGTCCAAAGGAAGCAGTTTCCTGCTTAGTGGTCACAGCATGTGGCCAGAGGAGTAAAGTGTTGTCAGTTTAACGATCATATATTGTAAAGTACTTTTTTTAAGCAGTACAGAACAAGGAAACCAGTCTCCTTCTATGTCAATATACACACATATTAGTCGAAAGCATCAAAAGGTATTTTTATGTcataattactaattttttctaACATGAATAAACACTATTTTACTACTTTCAGTAGCTCCGTGAACCAAATTATACCATTgtgaaaaaaaatggaacaaaatgcGTCTCACGTAACAACGTTGCACTAGGACAGGGAGTGAATGCACGACTCTGGTGTAGCCAACAGTCCTGAAGATTGAAGAAGGGCAGATCAAGATCCAAACTCTGCAGAGAGTCCCAGCCCTTCCGCAGGGGGTTGTGCTGTTGGTACAGTAGGTAGCTAAAAGCCTGCAGGAAAAGTTTTGTCGCATGAACATAATTAGAACATTTTCCAGACAGCTGGAGGGCTACAACTAATGCTCCCGTAAATGAGCAAACACTGCTTCTTCCTCTGGCTGATTTATTGGTACACCTGCATTCAGGAGAGGCATAGAAATGCTTAAAAGGATGGGTCTTCAACAGTTTTGAAGCTGAGGAAAGGAAATTGAAATCAAGTTACAACAAAAAGCCATAAAGATTCTTTCTTCCTAATTATTTCAACACAGTCTGAACTTGAGAGCTACACCAAGCAACCAACTGCTCTAAATGATTGAGAAAGGGAGTGAGGCACTctagtataaaaaaataaagaatatataCAGATCATGCTACATTTAAAGTCCGTTGCACTGCTATTTGCAGGCACATCTAGAGACACCTAATTCATAATTAGCcaaatatgatttattttgctgATATAGGAGAATTAAGCTGTTCAGATACATGATGTTCTGATTATTGACTTCCCTAGATTTGAGGAGTCTATAGCGGCAGCTCTACTTGGTCATTTTGAATGGCCAGCTGTCACGGACATGTAAATTGCAGCTGAATAAGCTCACATATGTGAGCAGAAGAAACAGTTTCTGCCAACTTCCCCCCacctaatgatttttaaaatacctttccaCAATTATGCCAGCAAAACATCAGCCCCCAAAATCTCACAAGAAGCAAGAAGTAAAAGAGCACAAGTGCATGGTAGGAAAATCCTAACAAATACTCAGAGAAGGCAGCCTGTGCTTCTCCACCTGGCCCTGaaattaagtcaaaaaaggtttTTCCACAGCTTGTGAATAGAGCCTAAGGACACATTCTCTCACAAAAGGAAACGACGGTGTTGTCAGGTGTGCGAAGTGATTCTTTCCTCCTGAGAACCAGGAGGAACCTGTAAGTTTAAATGGTGTTAAAGTGCAAAAGACTCTCACAGCAAAAATACACCACTGAACAAAGAAAAAACTCATTATACTTTGCacctgtttaggaaaaaaatccttttaacaaGTTGGTTCATTAATAAAGGTGCAATTAAGTATCACATCATTAAAGGAACAGGAATGAAAACAGAGTTAATTCTCATTAAGAGACAATGCTAAGGTAtctatctcattaaaaaaaaaaaaaaagaaaacaacactttCTCTCCTCACCCTTGGTTATAGATAATCTCATAGGAATTCATTGCTTACAAACATAGGATGGCTCCAGAAAGTTAGGAAACTGCTATTTGGAGCTAAAAGGCTAGAACATGTTCCCCTATTTCTAAGAAAAAGGTGTTACTTATTGTGAACAAGCACGGCAATGAGAACAGAAAAACCTGTAGGGAAAACTACCACTCATTTCAATATCACAAACAAGACATAAGCATAGGGAAAGTGACAAATTTTGCATTCTCTCAATAACAGATTCTCTTTCTGTTAACATTGTAAGTTAGAATAGAGAAACTTCAATCACTGTGGCAAGCAGCCAGCTCATGAATAGGCTCACTAACATCAACAAGACTATTCGTATGAACAAATGCTCAAAATGACTACGAGACTTCTTGTATACCCTTTGTAATGTTAAAATCCGGAGGATTACTGTGGTTTCTAAGTGCTCTCCCACATGGACTAAGAGCTGAAGTCAAGAAGAGTGCTCATGAGACAAACTATGCAAGAGCTACAGTTAAAGACTGAACTGgtcctttgttttcagtttaaaaaaataatatagcacATTCTAACAAAAGAACTAGCAGACTAGCAGATACCAGGCTTTAACTACCTATAACCTAGTGTCTGAAGTCAGATTCTGACATGTACTGCTCAAGAAAATTACTCTTACTGTCTGAACAGTTATTGGTTAACTATGTGCGCAACTCTGCTTGAAGACCACGAGATTTCAAACTACACTCAAAAAGTATGGAACGGGGATGGTGATACATAAAGGATCTGTGAGAAAGGAAGCACTAGAACTAGCAGCAAGGTGGGGTTGCCTGCATGGGCAGCCCTTCATTTGAATGCAAATGTAATTTTGGGGCAGGCAGTTATCTGTGACATCAGGCAGGACCTTAGTAAACTGTTACCACCAGCACCTGGTAAAACCATTGTTAATCATGTGTAGTAAAGGGACATCAGGGCTAGCATGAGTCATTTATAGAGCCAGTCAGGgctagaaaagagagagaaagaaagaggaggggaagagagatcAAACAAACACTGCGAGGAGCAGGATGTCCCAGCAAGACAAAGCCAGGCTGTGAGCATCATGTATGTGAGTTATCTTTTGGATAAAGAAACCAGCATGTATCCAGGATCTGCAAGGTGCAGCAGCAACAACCTGCCAGTGCAAAACTTTGTGTCTACTCCGCCCTATTCAGATTACATGGGATATCATCATGTGCCAGCTCTGGACACCCATGGACAGCCTGCGGGAACCTGGGGATCCCACTATGGCCCACAGAGGGAGGACTGGAACGCTTATGGCCCAGGACCTTCCAGCACGGTTACTGCTGCCCAGATCAATGGCTCCTCTCCTGGACAGGTCTCCTACACTTCTGCTGATTACAGCTCCCTCCatcctgctggagctggggggtTACCTCCTGTAGATACAATTAATACACAGCAAATCTCTCCCAACAGCCAAAGGCACAGCTCTTATGAATGGATGAGGAAAACGGTGCAATCCACTTCTACAGGTATGAGGGCACTGAGGTTTTATGCTGAGAAgacattttacttctttttgcattgttggggatttttttgccagGTTCTCTGTTTAGAGGGAAGCGTACAGCTTAACAAAGAAAGCTCGTAATTGCTCAGAAGGATTGTCTTGCTAGCAGTTAAATATCAGTTCGATTAGTGGATGTTGGTTTTGATTAGCTGACTATTTCTTAGATTTCTTTCTTGACCTTTAATGCCAGGGCAAATGAAAAGTAGTGTCCTTTGACAGTGAAGTATTttcacatgttaaaaaaaacctgtgatatcaaataattgcttttaataGGAGTCCTATTGATTGGAATGAAGCAGCATGTCTGCAGAAAGATCATGATGAAAGTACTCTATTTCACCACCACCTATACTTCGCTTATTTTCCTCAAGGTTTAGAGTACATATGAAAAGTTCAAGTAAAATATCTACAGCAGGGGGGTGGAAATAAGGCTTTGTATTAGAAACAACCTCTCTAAACCTCAGGACACTGAAATGAAATGAGATCTGCAAGATCAAACAATGTGTCAATGCTTTAAAAACAGGAATGATAAGGAAAGGCTTCCTTCACTTTGTAGTAGTAGCTCGCAGAATATGCAGGAATACAAAGATCCATGGTAACACAATCAGTTAATACAGCGACACATCAGTCTCCATTGCATAACAGTCAATGAGAACAAAACAATTCTTCAAATGTATTTAACCAGTAAAAATAAGCCCTGAAGCATGAGGAAGAGGTTCCATTTGACTGTGATGAggtataatagaaaaaaatataaatattgagCCTCCTTAAACCAAAAATATATACCTtgtataaagagaaaagaaaccatgaaataagaaaggggagaaggaaaagaaaaagagggaaaagtgtGTGAGAAGAACAGAGGCATAACCTACTACATAAAAGTATTTGATCCTCTGAGGTTCTGAGCAGCTTTGACATGCACCGAGATCAGTAGAAATTAGGGATGCTCAATACCTCCCCTGAAGAGATGCTCACAGTATTTCAATGTTACAGCCCAGGAAGGTTCCTTTCCTTTCAGCCCTTCCTCCCGCCCCA
Proteins encoded:
- the LOC141464715 gene encoding homeobox protein CDX-1-like → MYVSYLLDKETSMYPGSARCSSNNLPVQNFVSTPPYSDYMGYHHVPALDTHGQPAGTWGSHYGPQREDWNAYGPGPSSTVTAAQINGSSPGQVSYTSADYSSLHPAGAGGLPPVDTINTQQISPNSQRHSSYEWMRKTVQSTSTGKTRTREKYRVVYTDHQRLELEKEFHYNRYITIRRKSELAANLRLSERQVKIWFQNRRAKERKLMKKKMTHFDGSNLGSMQSDSGSVSPMPVPDQQTHSEMPSSLFPPPPPPPPPLPMNGLQHNGNLQQVVASQ